The proteins below are encoded in one region of Enterobacter cloacae complex sp. ECNIH7:
- a CDS encoding TraR/DksA family transcriptional regulator encodes MNEQLKQQLHLQLQQMLESLLAQIAAQTSDVQVVELDQSRLGRLSRIDALQGQQMELETARRKQHQLQVIEGALLRINSDEYGSCFVCGEDIDLNRLMFDPTVTRCINCS; translated from the coding sequence ATGAACGAGCAGCTAAAGCAACAACTGCATTTACAGTTACAGCAAATGCTGGAAAGTTTGTTAGCGCAGATTGCAGCACAAACGAGTGATGTGCAAGTTGTCGAACTTGACCAATCACGACTCGGACGTCTTTCACGTATAGATGCATTGCAAGGACAGCAAATGGAATTAGAAACTGCGAGACGCAAGCAGCATCAGTTACAAGTTATTGAAGGTGCATTATTGCGCATAAATAGCGATGAATATGGCAGCTGTTTTGTCTGTGGTGAAGATATCGATTTGAATCGGCTTATGTTTGATCCTACCGTGACTCGCTGCATTAACTGTTCGTAG
- a CDS encoding Tn3 family transposase: protein MKNDVRRLSILSTDEIDELFGLPHFSDDDRRLYFDLSAKERELFDNTRTFSVAAHLVLQLGYFKAKRQFFSYEQESSVLNDLDYIAALYFPTKTLSRLKSPSRPIRAEQQRAILDLFQYKQCDNEVKVDLEDKAQRVAMLSTQPIFIFRELTQYLALHRIVMPSYRYMQEMIGRVVAYERTRIARLLSTCMTSLIDQQLAALLRAESGVFRVSALKHEAKDFSYKELRHEVARRQFFQPLHEFAKQFLITAGISNESGKYYASMVKFYTTYKLQRMKKETAQLYLLFFAFHRFQQINDNLIEALLHWVDQYEKQAKRAAEEAMNNAVTNAAKNLQAAGHVLSLFTDDTITDDTPFSIIKEKAYALLEQERFPLVADYLRNIAFDKTAFEWSHYTKLSATFKRNLRQLFTDLDFAGRVEDSPLLEAIAFLQNLLRTEKSPRQTDPNSFPTEIIPKGLRRYLFSKEGKTFKTLDVDRYEFLVYRLLRNSLEAGDVYVKHSNEFRRFEDDLISDLRWQDKERVLQDIGAPILLAPIQDTLAVFHTMLAARYSAINQHISDGVNKHIKVIGAAEKRRWKLLYPSSDESVNSDFYSQLPGIGIADLLWFVAGNTGFLNAFTHVLDRYVKHEADPREIFACIVAMGTNMGLAKMAEVSGLSSASMAGTSRNYLRLETLRAANDAISNATSQLPAFHLYDIQDTLHSSSDGQRIETQINTLNARYSPKYFGLQKGVSAYTLVANHVPINAKIIGTHEHESHYVFDLLHNNTSDIKPERHSTDTHGTNQVNFWILHAFGYHFAPRYRDLHKKMDTLVGSQHPNECGDWLIKPARKTNDELIEREWPNIQRIMASLAQKDVTQATIVRKLSSYSRQNQTKKALWELENICRTLYILDFVDDVGLRQCVQKALNRGEAYHRLRRAVAFVNGGKFRVKTEEEQQIWNECSRLITNAVIYYNTVLLSRVYEQKQTVGDQNALAQLHSISPVAWQHINMYGNFEFSPSTSKIDIDALVARYAEPEYWKQALIENENSSE, encoded by the coding sequence ATGAAAAATGATGTTCGGCGGCTATCTATTTTGTCAACTGATGAAATAGATGAACTGTTTGGATTACCTCATTTCTCAGATGATGATCGTCGATTATATTTTGACTTAAGTGCTAAAGAGCGCGAGCTATTCGACAATACCCGAACGTTTTCTGTGGCAGCCCATTTAGTATTGCAACTGGGCTATTTCAAAGCCAAACGGCAGTTTTTCAGTTATGAACAAGAATCGTCAGTACTAAATGACTTGGATTACATTGCCGCGCTGTACTTTCCCACCAAAACGCTTTCAAGACTGAAAAGTCCCTCAAGACCGATTAGGGCTGAACAACAACGAGCAATTCTTGATTTATTCCAGTATAAACAATGTGATAATGAGGTAAAAGTTGATTTGGAAGATAAAGCACAGCGGGTTGCGATGTTATCGACACAACCTATCTTTATCTTTCGTGAATTAACCCAATACTTAGCATTACACCGTATTGTCATGCCCAGTTATCGGTATATGCAAGAGATGATTGGTAGAGTGGTGGCTTATGAACGCACCCGTATTGCTCGATTACTTAGCACTTGCATGACTTCACTTATCGATCAGCAATTAGCGGCTTTGCTTCGGGCTGAGTCAGGAGTATTTCGCGTCAGCGCATTAAAACATGAAGCTAAAGATTTCAGTTATAAAGAATTGCGACATGAAGTCGCACGGCGGCAGTTTTTCCAGCCTCTACATGAGTTTGCCAAGCAGTTCCTCATAACAGCGGGGATCTCCAATGAAAGCGGCAAGTATTATGCTTCTATGGTTAAGTTTTATACCACTTATAAACTTCAACGCATGAAAAAAGAGACTGCACAGTTATATCTGCTGTTTTTTGCTTTTCATCGGTTTCAGCAAATTAATGACAACTTAATTGAAGCATTGCTCCATTGGGTCGATCAATACGAGAAACAGGCCAAGCGTGCCGCTGAAGAAGCAATGAATAATGCGGTTACCAATGCAGCGAAAAATTTACAGGCTGCGGGTCATGTATTGAGCCTGTTTACGGATGACACCATCACCGATGACACACCTTTTTCCATTATTAAAGAAAAAGCCTATGCATTGCTTGAACAAGAGAGATTCCCATTAGTTGCTGATTACTTACGCAATATTGCTTTCGACAAAACGGCATTTGAATGGTCACATTACACAAAATTATCCGCCACATTCAAACGTAACTTAAGGCAACTTTTTACTGATCTGGATTTTGCCGGACGTGTAGAAGACTCTCCTTTGCTTGAAGCTATCGCGTTTTTACAAAACTTATTGCGCACAGAAAAATCACCAAGGCAAACTGACCCTAATTCATTTCCGACTGAGATTATTCCTAAAGGTTTACGCCGATATTTGTTTAGTAAAGAGGGCAAAACATTTAAAACGCTTGATGTAGATCGCTATGAGTTTTTGGTCTATCGCCTACTACGCAACTCACTGGAAGCGGGTGATGTGTACGTTAAACATAGTAATGAATTTCGCCGCTTTGAAGATGACTTAATAAGCGATCTTAGATGGCAGGATAAAGAACGAGTATTGCAAGATATTGGTGCACCCATTTTATTGGCCCCTATCCAAGATACTCTGGCTGTATTTCATACTATGCTAGCAGCACGTTATAGTGCGATTAACCAACATATTTCTGATGGGGTCAACAAACATATTAAAGTAATTGGGGCTGCCGAAAAGCGTCGTTGGAAGCTGCTTTATCCGAGCAGTGATGAATCCGTTAATAGCGATTTTTACAGCCAGTTACCAGGAATTGGTATTGCGGATCTACTGTGGTTTGTTGCGGGTAATACTGGATTTTTAAATGCATTTACCCATGTATTAGATCGTTATGTAAAGCATGAAGCTGATCCCCGTGAAATTTTCGCCTGTATTGTTGCGATGGGAACAAACATGGGGTTAGCAAAAATGGCTGAGGTTTCAGGCCTTAGCTCAGCATCAATGGCGGGGACATCAAGAAATTATCTACGCTTGGAGACATTACGAGCGGCTAATGATGCGATTAGTAATGCGACCAGCCAGCTACCCGCATTTCATCTCTATGATATTCAGGACACACTTCATTCAAGTAGCGATGGTCAGCGGATAGAAACGCAAATTAACACCCTTAACGCTCGATATTCTCCCAAGTATTTTGGTTTACAGAAAGGTGTCAGCGCCTACACGTTGGTTGCAAATCATGTTCCTATAAATGCAAAGATTATTGGGACTCACGAACATGAAAGCCATTACGTTTTCGATTTATTGCATAACAATACCTCTGATATAAAGCCAGAACGGCATTCCACTGACACCCATGGCACCAATCAGGTTAATTTTTGGATTTTGCATGCATTTGGATATCATTTTGCACCTCGTTATCGTGATTTGCATAAGAAAATGGATACGTTAGTCGGCTCACAACATCCCAATGAGTGTGGTGACTGGCTAATAAAGCCTGCCCGAAAAACCAACGATGAATTGATTGAACGTGAATGGCCCAATATTCAACGGATCATGGCATCGCTAGCTCAAAAAGATGTTACTCAAGCCACGATTGTTCGCAAACTCTCGAGCTATTCGCGTCAGAATCAGACCAAGAAAGCATTATGGGAGTTGGAAAACATATGCCGAACGCTATACATTCTCGACTTTGTCGACGATGTTGGCTTACGTCAATGTGTACAAAAAGCATTAAATCGTGGCGAAGCCTATCATCGTCTTAGACGAGCAGTTGCATTTGTTAACGGTGGAAAATTCAGAGTAAAAACAGAAGAGGAGCAGCAAATATGGAATGAATGCTCTCGGCTCATCACCAACGCGGTCATTTACTACAACACAGTGCTGCTATCTCGTGTCTATGAACAGAAGCAAACAGTAGGAGATCAAAATGCACTGGCTCAGCTTCACAGTATTTCGCCCGTTGCATGGCAGCACATCAATATGTATGGCAATTTTGAGTTTAGTCCATCAACCTCAAAAATAGATATCGATGCATTGGTTGCTCGATATGCTGAACCAGAATATTGGAAGCAAGCGCTGATTGAGAACGAGAATTCAAGTGAGTGA
- a CDS encoding universal stress protein: MTNVIACIDGSNVTSAVCDASGWAAFQLNAPVILLHVLDKSAYPIESDLSGNIGLGTREHLLNEMVELEARRGKLALEQGKYMLQDAQTRIVEAQPAVVVKTLQRHGDLVETLLEQESHARLVVMGRQGEQHQDQAQAIGSHLENVIRTVKQPILVVMTEFEAPKRFMIAYDGSITAKKALNQVLTSPLLKGLECHLVMVSDAQSQATAELALVTESLMAANFNVVTAVCQGEVQTALEIYQLEHHIDLMVMGAYGHSRIREFFVGSNTTKMISKSHIPLLLLR, translated from the coding sequence GAATGCCCCTGTAATCCTATTACATGTATTGGATAAGTCAGCCTATCCGATAGAGTCAGATCTGTCGGGAAATATTGGCCTAGGTACACGGGAGCACTTGCTCAATGAAATGGTTGAGCTCGAAGCGCGCCGGGGCAAGCTGGCACTCGAGCAGGGTAAGTATATGTTGCAAGATGCGCAAACGCGCATCGTGGAGGCACAACCTGCAGTCGTGGTTAAAACCTTGCAGCGTCACGGCGATTTAGTCGAAACCCTGTTAGAGCAAGAATCCCATGCCAGATTGGTGGTGATGGGGCGTCAAGGGGAGCAACATCAAGATCAAGCGCAGGCGATTGGCAGCCATCTAGAAAACGTCATTCGCACAGTTAAGCAGCCTATTTTAGTGGTGATGACAGAGTTTGAAGCACCGAAACGATTTATGATTGCCTACGATGGCAGCATTACTGCGAAAAAAGCCCTTAATCAAGTGCTAACAAGTCCACTCTTAAAAGGGCTTGAATGTCATTTGGTGATGGTGTCTGATGCTCAATCACAGGCGACAGCAGAACTGGCGTTGGTGACCGAATCTCTGATGGCGGCGAATTTCAATGTGGTTACCGCTGTTTGTCAGGGAGAAGTTCAAACGGCTCTTGAGATCTATCAACTTGAGCATCACATCGATCTTATGGTGATGGGGGCCTACGGCCATTCGCGGATAAGAGAGTTTTTTGTGGGAAGCAATACCACAAAGATGATCAGTAAAAGCCATATCCCATTATTATTATTGCGCTAA
- a CDS encoding recombinase family protein, giving the protein MSKVGYARVSSTGQSLEVQLGKLHRAECNKIYQEKRSGRTAERSEFQSCMSYLREGDTLVVTRLDRLARSVVHLAQIASRFQSEGIDLLVIDQNIDTSTSTGRLMFNMLAAIAEFENDLRTERQAEGIAKAHENGVKFGRPVKLTDTLKQAIYDKRAEGATIGQLAKEYHLGEASIYRAINSVKQSIVSPYSIDVKELRDYGKYKT; this is encoded by the coding sequence ATGTCCAAAGTTGGTTATGCTCGAGTGAGTTCCACGGGTCAAAGCTTAGAAGTGCAACTGGGCAAGTTACATCGAGCTGAGTGCAATAAGATATATCAAGAAAAACGCAGTGGGAGGACGGCTGAACGGTCTGAATTTCAATCTTGCATGAGTTATTTACGTGAAGGGGATACCCTAGTGGTAACCCGACTCGATCGTCTTGCTCGCTCAGTCGTCCACTTAGCCCAGATTGCTTCGCGTTTTCAAAGTGAAGGTATTGATTTGCTCGTTATCGATCAGAACATTGATACGAGCACTTCGACTGGGAGACTCATGTTCAATATGTTGGCTGCTATTGCTGAGTTTGAAAATGACTTGCGGACAGAGAGGCAAGCTGAAGGTATCGCAAAAGCACATGAAAATGGAGTTAAATTTGGTAGGCCTGTAAAACTTACGGACACCTTAAAACAAGCAATTTATGATAAAAGAGCTGAGGGGGCCACTATTGGTCAGCTTGCCAAGGAGTATCACCTTGGAGAAGCTTCTATTTATCGGGCAATAAATTCAGTTAAGCAATCAATTGTTTCCCCCTACTCGATAGATGTTAAAGAGCTGCGAGATTATGGAAAATATAAAACGTGA
- a CDS encoding type II toxin-antitoxin system Phd/YefM family antitoxin: MNTLSANEAKIHFGDLLLKAQQAPIQINKNGKPVAVVISADAYQSIETLKLHLLQSKAVKAITDIKMGNLVDGNTFFDELAAGQYD, from the coding sequence ATGAACACTCTTTCAGCCAATGAAGCAAAAATTCACTTTGGAGATTTGTTGCTCAAAGCTCAACAAGCTCCAATCCAAATTAATAAAAATGGCAAGCCTGTGGCCGTTGTTATTTCAGCTGATGCATACCAAAGTATCGAGACACTAAAATTACATTTGCTTCAATCCAAAGCGGTGAAAGCCATAACTGACATCAAAATGGGCAATTTGGTTGATGGTAATACCTTTTTTGATGAGCTGGCCGCAGGGCAGTATGACTAA
- a CDS encoding type II toxin-antitoxin system RelE/ParE family toxin, whose protein sequence is MPVTYHLTPDAQSDLIGIHRFTLAQWGTTQSKTYLSGLRQTIQLLAETPTLGKNRPEVRMNVFSFPYSSHVIYYIQHEHQFVVFGILHKSMVPLAHLAEREII, encoded by the coding sequence ATGCCGGTAACTTATCATTTAACGCCCGATGCACAATCTGATCTGATAGGTATTCACCGCTTTACGTTAGCCCAATGGGGAACGACTCAGTCGAAGACCTATTTATCAGGACTTAGACAAACGATTCAACTGCTGGCTGAAACACCCACCCTTGGGAAAAATAGACCCGAGGTACGCATGAATGTGTTTAGCTTCCCTTATTCAAGTCATGTCATCTATTACATCCAACATGAGCATCAATTCGTTGTATTTGGGATCTTACATAAAAGTATGGTTCCACTTGCACATCTCGCGGAGCGGGAAATTATTTGA